A single region of the Biomaibacter acetigenes genome encodes:
- the rlmN gene encoding 23S rRNA (adenine(2503)-C(2))-methyltransferase RlmN: MEKRNLKGLTLQELEEFMAALGEPAYRARQIFKWIYKGVTRFELMTDLPKNLMQKLNDKARISMIEIYRKIESSLDQTIKYVFLLEDGNMVEGVKMEYSFGMSACVSSQVGCRMGCAFCASAIGGMVRNLTAGEMADEVLAIEKDTGKKVGRVVVMGSGEPLLNYDELIKFLNLLNSPLAFNISFRRITISTCGIVPEIIRLADEGIPVTLAVSLHAPDDSLRNKLMPVNRNYPILQLLDACKYYIIKTKRRITFEYALISQVNDTIECAQKLSRLLKGMLCHVNLIPLNAVRGKGFEKSKPDQVAAFKNILSNSGISNTVRREMGADIEAACGQLRRSILDEVK, encoded by the coding sequence AAGGGTTTGACGCTGCAGGAACTGGAAGAATTTATGGCGGCGCTGGGAGAACCTGCATACAGAGCCAGGCAGATTTTTAAATGGATTTATAAGGGCGTAACCCGGTTTGAATTGATGACCGATTTGCCAAAAAACCTTATGCAAAAATTAAACGATAAAGCCCGCATAAGCATGATAGAAATATACAGGAAGATTGAATCTTCTTTGGACCAGACTATCAAATATGTTTTTTTACTGGAAGATGGCAATATGGTGGAAGGCGTAAAAATGGAGTATTCCTTCGGTATGAGCGCCTGTGTTTCAAGCCAGGTAGGATGCCGCATGGGTTGTGCCTTCTGTGCTTCTGCCATTGGGGGGATGGTCAGAAACCTCACAGCCGGTGAAATGGCTGATGAAGTTCTGGCCATCGAAAAAGACACCGGGAAAAAAGTGGGTAGGGTGGTGGTAATGGGCAGCGGAGAGCCTCTTTTAAATTATGATGAACTGATCAAATTTTTAAATTTGCTAAATTCTCCTCTGGCTTTCAACATCAGTTTCAGGAGAATAACCATATCTACCTGCGGCATCGTGCCGGAAATAATCCGGCTGGCCGATGAGGGGATTCCGGTAACCCTGGCGGTTTCCCTTCATGCCCCCGATGACAGCCTGCGCAACAAGCTCATGCCTGTAAATCGTAATTACCCAATTTTACAATTGTTAGATGCGTGTAAATATTATATAATAAAGACAAAACGCCGCATAACTTTTGAATATGCTCTCATATCACAGGTAAATGACACCATAGAATGCGCACAAAAGCTTTCAAGGCTCTTAAAGGGAATGTTGTGCCATGTAAACCTGATACCGCTAAACGCAGTTAGGGGAAAGGGTTTTGAAAAGAGTAAGCCTGATCAGGTTGCCGCTTTTAAAAACATACTATCAAATAGCGGGATTTCCAATACAGTAAGAAGAGAAATGGGTGCAGATATTGAAGCCGCCTGCGGTCAACTCAGAAGAAGTATTTTAGACGAGGTGAAATGA
- a CDS encoding Stp1/IreP family PP2C-type Ser/Thr phosphatase: MMIFSAKTCVGRVRSNNEDAFYVPPKNGNYPELFMVADGMGGHRGGEVASQMAVKEVSDYINARFSKDFNEDLIKAMINDSIMEANRKILMAAMDHEEWAGMGTTLTMVLFLGKKIFIGHVGDSRAYMIRNNTITQLTRDHSLVWQLMEEGRLTLDETRTHPMKNIITRALGTDRVLEPDFLEYDLEKNDIIVLCSDGLTNMLEDDEIKNIVCGQELETAAEMLIHAANLHGGIDNITVELIRAD, encoded by the coding sequence ATGATGATATTTTCTGCAAAAACCTGTGTTGGTAGAGTAAGATCCAACAATGAAGACGCTTTTTATGTTCCCCCGAAAAATGGGAATTACCCTGAACTTTTTATGGTGGCCGATGGCATGGGGGGGCACCGCGGTGGCGAAGTAGCAAGCCAAATGGCGGTTAAAGAGGTATCGGATTATATAAATGCCCGTTTTTCGAAGGATTTCAATGAGGACCTGATAAAAGCTATGATAAATGATTCCATAATGGAGGCAAATAGAAAAATATTGATGGCGGCAATGGACCATGAAGAATGGGCAGGCATGGGCACAACGCTTACCATGGTTCTCTTCCTTGGGAAAAAAATATTCATTGGCCATGTAGGTGACAGCAGGGCATACATGATAAGGAACAATACCATTACACAACTGACAAGAGATCATTCACTGGTGTGGCAGCTTATGGAAGAGGGAAGACTTACCCTGGATGAGACCAGGACTCATCCAATGAAAAATATCATTACAAGAGCCCTGGGCACCGATAGAGTGCTGGAGCCTGACTTTTTAGAATACGACCTGGAAAAGAATGATATAATTGTTCTGTGCAGCGATGGACTTACAAACATGCTGGAAGACGATGAGATTAAAAATATTGTTTGCGGTCAAGAACTCGAAACGGCAGCCGAAATGTTGATACATGCGGCAAATCTGCATGGTGGAATCGACAATATTACGGTAGAGTTAATCAGAGCAGATTAG
- the pknB gene encoding Stk1 family PASTA domain-containing Ser/Thr kinase, with protein MIEKTLGNRYTILEEIGGGGMAVVYRARDTLLNRIVAIKVLRPEFSGHNDFVRRFRREAQAAASLSHPNIVSIYDVGQQNGLYYIVMEYIEGKTLKELIKLKAPMPPMEVIEIGKQICDALECAHKNKIVHRDIKSHNIIITPEGRVKVADFGIARATADTTITNTGSVFGSVHYFSPEQARSDMVDERSDIYSLGVVLYEALAGKLPFEGQTPVAIALKQIQDSPSPISNIIPGFPEELEAIIEKCMAKSPDERFQSAAELKRELNEVSQHSDIVNFKPSELEHTLVLNNTQKEQFSKTSPKIQNSVSRKARKSSIFRNIAIVLLVIALFSAFSYLGAVWARKYFEVPEVSVPNVIGKSEEEASAELAQKNLKYTADRVFDKAPDGQVIDQDPKGGETVKVNHPPISLVISKGPKTSKVPRIVGSSEQDGIAMLTNNGFAVGSISREYSDEFPEGVILDQNPRADLSLPEGTAINFTVSLGPEIKQSNTPVLIGKTLDDAKKLLEEQKLQIGTITKKSSDAVPENTVMDQSPRPGDPIGPEGTVDLVVSSGPLKIKKLNLSIPLPSKPSEFAIKVIVSDDLDENRLVYNKRHTPQDSPLIIPIEGAGVMNVEVWLDNTLLLKESY; from the coding sequence ATGATTGAAAAAACACTGGGAAACCGGTATACAATTCTTGAGGAAATTGGTGGCGGAGGTATGGCGGTAGTATATAGAGCCCGTGATACCCTGCTGAACCGGATAGTAGCCATAAAGGTTTTACGCCCCGAGTTTTCCGGGCATAATGATTTTGTCAGGAGGTTTAGAAGGGAGGCTCAGGCTGCAGCCAGCCTTTCTCATCCCAATATCGTAAGCATTTATGATGTAGGCCAGCAAAATGGGCTTTACTATATTGTAATGGAATACATTGAAGGCAAGACATTGAAAGAGCTTATAAAATTGAAAGCTCCCATGCCGCCCATGGAAGTCATCGAGATAGGAAAGCAAATTTGTGATGCCCTGGAATGTGCCCATAAAAACAAGATAGTACACCGGGATATCAAATCCCACAATATAATTATTACTCCCGAAGGAAGGGTAAAGGTGGCTGATTTCGGCATTGCTAGAGCAACCGCCGATACAACTATCACAAATACAGGCAGCGTGTTTGGTTCTGTTCATTATTTTTCTCCAGAACAAGCAAGAAGTGATATGGTAGATGAACGCTCCGATATATATTCCCTTGGAGTGGTGCTATACGAAGCCCTGGCAGGCAAACTCCCCTTCGAGGGTCAAACCCCTGTGGCCATTGCATTAAAGCAAATACAGGATAGTCCCTCACCTATTTCAAATATAATACCGGGTTTTCCTGAAGAACTGGAGGCCATTATTGAAAAATGTATGGCCAAGTCACCGGATGAAAGGTTTCAGAGCGCTGCAGAACTTAAAAGGGAGTTAAACGAAGTCTCTCAGCACTCCGATATTGTAAACTTTAAGCCATCGGAACTGGAGCATACATTGGTTCTGAACAATACTCAAAAAGAGCAATTTTCAAAAACTTCTCCGAAAATCCAGAACTCCGTTTCCCGAAAAGCCAGGAAGTCATCAATCTTTAGAAATATAGCCATAGTTTTATTAGTAATAGCATTGTTTAGCGCGTTTTCGTACCTTGGCGCCGTCTGGGCCCGAAAATATTTTGAGGTGCCTGAAGTCAGCGTTCCAAATGTCATAGGTAAATCCGAAGAAGAAGCATCAGCCGAACTTGCCCAAAAGAATCTTAAATATACTGCCGATAGAGTTTTTGACAAAGCGCCTGACGGACAGGTAATTGATCAGGACCCAAAGGGAGGAGAAACTGTCAAGGTGAATCATCCTCCTATAAGCCTTGTCATCAGCAAGGGGCCGAAAACCAGCAAGGTTCCCAGGATTGTCGGCTCGAGCGAACAGGATGGTATTGCTATGCTGACTAATAACGGTTTTGCAGTGGGCAGTATCTCCAGGGAATATTCCGATGAATTTCCCGAGGGTGTAATCCTCGATCAGAACCCCAGGGCGGACCTATCACTTCCTGAAGGAACTGCCATAAATTTCACCGTGAGCCTTGGCCCTGAAATAAAACAGTCAAATACACCTGTATTAATAGGCAAGACACTGGATGATGCAAAAAAACTACTGGAAGAACAGAAATTACAGATAGGTACCATCACCAAAAAATCCAGTGATGCCGTTCCGGAAAACACAGTTATGGATCAAAGCCCCAGACCCGGTGACCCCATAGGTCCGGAAGGAACCGTAGACCTTGTTGTAAGCAGCGGTCCGCTAAAAATAAAAAAATTAAATTTAAGCATACCTTTGCCTTCAAAACCCTCAGAGTTTGCCATCAAGGTTATTGTATCGGATGACCTCGACGAAAACCGGCTGGTATATAATAAAAGGCATACTCCCCAGGACAGCCCCTTAATTATTCCCATTGAAGGGGCAGGGGTTATGAATGTGGAAGTATGGCTTGACAATACACTACTTCTAAAAGAATCCTATTGA
- the rpe gene encoding ribulose-phosphate 3-epimerase: MIKIAPSILSADFACLGEEVKKVEDAGADLLHIDVMDGHFVPNLTIGPPVISCLKGRTSLPFDVHLMIENPEKYVDDYINAGAQILTVHIEASVHIHRLLGYIKSKGVTPGVALNPGTPLADLEYILDQAGMILIMSVNPGFGGQTFIPQIKDKIKALKAMLNSMSLDIPIEVDGGINEKNAKEIIEAGADILVAGSAIYNAPDPSKVIRHMKEKNPL; encoded by the coding sequence ATGATTAAAATTGCTCCTTCTATATTATCAGCGGATTTTGCTTGTTTAGGGGAAGAGGTTAAAAAAGTAGAAGATGCCGGAGCCGATCTTCTGCACATTGATGTTATGGATGGTCATTTTGTCCCGAATCTTACCATCGGGCCTCCTGTCATATCGTGCCTGAAAGGCAGGACCTCTCTACCTTTTGATGTGCATTTGATGATTGAAAATCCGGAAAAATATGTGGATGACTATATAAACGCTGGGGCTCAAATACTGACTGTCCATATAGAGGCCAGCGTTCATATTCACAGGTTGCTGGGCTATATTAAAAGCAAGGGAGTGACCCCCGGCGTTGCATTAAATCCGGGTACACCCCTGGCGGACCTCGAATATATTCTAGACCAGGCTGGTATGATACTGATAATGAGTGTCAACCCGGGGTTTGGAGGACAAACGTTTATTCCTCAAATAAAAGACAAAATTAAAGCCCTGAAGGCCATGTTGAATTCCATGAGTCTTGACATTCCCATAGAAGTGGATGGAGGAATAAACGAGAAAAATGCGAAAGAGATCATAGAAGCCGGAGCGGATATCCTGGTAGCGGGTTCGGCTATATATAATGCACCTGATCCATCAAAAGTAATAAGGCATATGAAAGAAAAAAACCCCCTGTAA
- the rpmB gene encoding 50S ribosomal protein L28, with translation MAKCEICGKLPRKGIQLSHSHIRSKRVWAPNIRRVKVNVNGTIKRISICTRCLRSGKVQRAQ, from the coding sequence GTGGCAAAGTGCGAGATCTGTGGTAAACTTCCCAGAAAAGGTATTCAGCTCAGCCATTCCCATATAAGGTCTAAGAGAGTGTGGGCCCCGAATATCCGCCGTGTAAAGGTAAATGTCAACGGTACCATTAAAAGAATAAGCATCTGTACGAGATGCCTTCGTTCAGGAAAGGTCCAGAGAGCCCAATAA
- a CDS encoding Asp23/Gls24 family envelope stress response protein, with product MKNIIKNSLGEIEISREVIALLAGNAAMECYGLVGMVSRKMSDGITELLGRENLGKGVEVQLTDDKLVIDLYIIVQYGTKINEVASNVIEKVHFNLKNILGFDPDKINVVVQGIRIK from the coding sequence TTGAAAAATATTATAAAGAATAGCCTGGGAGAAATCGAAATATCTAGGGAAGTAATAGCGCTTCTAGCAGGCAATGCGGCCATGGAATGTTACGGTCTGGTTGGCATGGTTTCCCGTAAAATGAGCGACGGTATAACCGAACTCCTGGGGAGGGAAAATCTGGGTAAGGGAGTGGAAGTCCAGTTAACCGATGACAAGCTAGTAATTGATTTATACATAATAGTTCAATACGGTACCAAAATAAATGAAGTTGCCAGCAATGTCATTGAAAAGGTGCATTTTAACCTTAAAAACATACTGGGTTTTGATCCCGACAAAATAAATGTGGTAGTTCAGGGAATAAGGATAAAGTAA
- a CDS encoding DAK2 domain-containing protein has translation MSYNRINGHLLKKAIIHAAYVLRQNKKVVDALNVFPVPDGDTGTNMSLTMDQAAGELQKLQSDELKKVVDTAAWGSLMGARGNSGVILSQLFRGFSQSISSNKQSISPLEFAQAFKSGVDSAYRAVIRPVEGTILTVAREMADKMLADSRKIDDMEKIFANALSYGEKILAKTPEMLKVLKEAKVVDAGGKGLIFLMQGFLEALENPDLTESALEQKAEKTDAFEFRDAEDTIKFTYCTELFIRGRDIDLDLLKQELSDLGDSIIVTGMEGVAKIHIHSNHPGEVMETALKWGELSNIKVDNMKIQHRELIKKQETDVSHDVEDMHQPQKTEKKTGIVAVSQGQGLKDIFISLGADDVIEGGQTMNPSTENILSAIEKEPFENVIILPNNKNIIMTAEQVKLISKKNIYVLPTRSVPQGIAALLAFNPMLSIDDNLAGMSQNIKNVVTGEVTYAVRDSQWNGTKIKQGDVIGIKDGQLIVVERDKEKVLLALIDEMVRGKEYGIITIYYGQNVDASSIQNISDELSAKYANFDIEYYNGGQSLYYYIVSVE, from the coding sequence TTGAGTTACAACAGAATCAATGGGCACCTATTAAAAAAAGCAATTATACATGCGGCTTACGTTTTAAGACAGAATAAAAAAGTGGTGGATGCGTTAAATGTGTTTCCCGTACCCGATGGAGACACCGGAACAAATATGTCCCTCACAATGGACCAGGCTGCGGGTGAACTGCAAAAACTTCAGTCGGATGAGTTAAAAAAAGTTGTGGATACAGCGGCCTGGGGTTCGTTGATGGGAGCCAGGGGTAACTCCGGAGTCATACTTTCACAGCTTTTCAGAGGTTTTTCTCAAAGTATATCTTCCAATAAACAAAGCATATCTCCCCTGGAATTCGCCCAGGCTTTTAAAAGTGGGGTAGATTCGGCTTACAGAGCGGTTATCCGTCCCGTTGAAGGGACAATACTGACGGTGGCCAGGGAAATGGCTGATAAAATGCTGGCAGATTCCAGAAAAATCGATGATATGGAAAAAATTTTTGCCAATGCATTGAGTTACGGTGAAAAAATTCTGGCCAAAACTCCCGAAATGCTGAAAGTATTAAAAGAAGCAAAAGTGGTGGATGCAGGTGGAAAAGGCCTAATTTTTTTAATGCAGGGATTTCTGGAGGCTCTTGAAAATCCTGATTTAACGGAAAGTGCTTTGGAACAAAAAGCGGAAAAGACCGATGCATTTGAATTCAGAGATGCTGAAGATACAATCAAATTTACTTACTGTACCGAACTTTTTATCAGGGGAAGGGATATCGATCTGGATTTACTTAAACAGGAGCTTTCCGACCTCGGCGACTCCATTATTGTTACGGGCATGGAGGGTGTTGCAAAGATACATATTCATTCCAATCATCCCGGAGAGGTTATGGAAACGGCCTTAAAGTGGGGAGAACTATCCAATATCAAGGTAGACAACATGAAAATCCAGCACAGGGAACTGATTAAAAAACAGGAAACAGACGTTTCGCATGATGTTGAGGATATGCACCAACCCCAAAAAACCGAAAAGAAAACAGGTATTGTTGCGGTTTCCCAGGGCCAGGGGTTGAAAGACATTTTCATAAGTCTCGGTGCCGATGATGTGATTGAAGGCGGGCAGACCATGAACCCCAGTACCGAAAACATATTGTCAGCCATCGAAAAAGAGCCTTTCGAAAATGTCATAATTCTTCCAAACAATAAAAATATTATAATGACTGCCGAGCAGGTAAAACTCATAAGTAAAAAAAATATTTATGTGCTGCCCACAAGGTCGGTGCCTCAGGGAATAGCGGCCCTGCTGGCTTTTAATCCAATGCTTTCTATAGATGATAATCTGGCCGGCATGAGTCAAAACATTAAAAATGTTGTGACAGGTGAAGTCACTTATGCCGTGAGGGATTCCCAGTGGAACGGGACTAAAATAAAACAGGGAGATGTAATCGGCATAAAGGATGGCCAGCTAATCGTGGTGGAAAGGGATAAGGAGAAAGTATTGCTGGCTTTGATAGATGAAATGGTCCGGGGTAAGGAGTACGGAATAATTACTATATATTACGGACAGAATGTCGATGCTTCATCCATACAAAACATAAGTGATGAGCTTTCGGCAAAATATGCTAATTTTGACATTGAATATTATAACGGAGGCCAGAGCCTGTATTATTATATTGTTTCTGTGGAGTAG
- the recG gene encoding ATP-dependent DNA helicase RecG → MVLLELSSEIKNIKGVGPTRAKLLNRLGIKTVEDALFFFPRDYIDLMPLKFSQGSEEKTGAFPCIVKDSAIEKKAKSGIRLTLVPVSDGKNKGHAVFFNQPYINRNFRRGDRLLLIGKVRKNYGEYEIISPEWQKFDKNNPITLDRISPIYPLTKGLSQKILRQIMKSALKEISEIQEILPEDIIKKFNLISRKEALKNIHFPISFEMLERARVRFIFEELLLFQLAMAQTRREFVGDKRKNVYTNFDITPFLSTLPFTLTPGQEKVIGDIISDLKSEQNMNRLIQGDVGSGKTVIASIALYLAVKNGLQGAFMAPTEILAEQHFLTLEKFLSPHRIKVDILKGGISRAEKDRILENLKKGSTDVIVGTHAIIQQDVEFFKLGMVITDEQHRFGVKQRQELVKKGYYPDILVMSATPIPRTLALVLYSDLDISVIDTVPSGRQEVDTYVVGNDMRKRVYDFMAREVEKGHQVFVVCPAVEENDLNVSNVEDLGARLKKEYPALKIQVLHGKMKNDDKDRILKDFLLKKIQVLVSTTVVEVGVDVPWATLMIVENAERFGMAQLHQLRGRVGRSHLKSYCILISDSKEETARSRLKYMMKSHDGFEISQIDLEMRGPGEFLGVKQHGFFEFKLANLIRDVRLLESIKLLASDIVEKGYLLLPEYKDLAKVLKEKMKI, encoded by the coding sequence GTGGTCCTTTTGGAGTTGTCATCCGAAATAAAAAATATAAAGGGTGTAGGGCCTACAAGAGCTAAATTATTAAATAGACTGGGGATAAAAACTGTCGAGGATGCTTTATTTTTTTTCCCAAGAGACTATATCGATCTGATGCCTTTGAAATTTTCGCAGGGCAGTGAGGAAAAAACCGGCGCCTTTCCGTGCATAGTAAAAGACTCGGCCATAGAAAAAAAGGCAAAATCGGGAATCCGACTTACACTGGTGCCGGTATCTGATGGAAAAAATAAAGGCCATGCGGTTTTTTTTAACCAACCGTACATAAACAGGAATTTTCGCCGCGGCGACAGACTTTTGTTGATAGGGAAAGTCAGAAAAAACTATGGGGAATACGAGATAATAAGCCCTGAGTGGCAAAAATTTGATAAAAATAATCCCATTACACTGGACAGAATCAGCCCCATATATCCTCTCACCAAGGGGCTTTCTCAAAAAATATTGAGACAGATTATGAAAAGTGCGCTAAAAGAAATTTCCGAAATACAGGAAATCTTACCTGAAGATATTATTAAAAAATTCAATTTGATTTCCAGAAAAGAAGCTCTAAAAAATATACATTTTCCTATAAGTTTTGAAATGCTGGAAAGAGCCCGTGTCAGGTTTATTTTTGAGGAACTTCTCCTGTTTCAATTGGCTATGGCACAAACCCGGCGAGAGTTTGTCGGTGATAAAAGAAAAAATGTATATACCAATTTTGATATAACCCCTTTTTTGTCCACACTTCCGTTTACACTGACTCCCGGTCAGGAAAAGGTTATCGGGGATATAATAAGCGATTTAAAAAGTGAGCAAAATATGAACAGGCTTATACAGGGCGATGTGGGTTCCGGTAAGACTGTAATTGCCAGCATTGCGCTGTATTTGGCCGTGAAAAATGGTCTGCAGGGCGCTTTTATGGCTCCCACGGAAATCCTGGCAGAACAGCATTTTCTAACCTTGGAAAAATTCTTGAGTCCCCATAGAATAAAAGTGGACATATTAAAAGGTGGGATATCCAGAGCCGAAAAAGACCGTATTCTTGAGAATTTAAAAAAAGGCAGTACCGATGTGATTGTTGGAACCCATGCTATAATTCAGCAGGATGTGGAGTTTTTTAAACTTGGAATGGTGATAACCGATGAACAGCACAGGTTTGGTGTGAAACAGAGGCAAGAACTGGTTAAAAAGGGGTATTACCCCGATATACTTGTAATGAGCGCCACACCCATTCCCAGGACTCTGGCACTGGTATTGTACAGCGACCTTGATATTTCTGTCATAGATACCGTTCCTTCGGGACGACAGGAAGTTGATACATATGTAGTGGGAAACGATATGAGGAAAAGAGTTTATGATTTTATGGCCCGGGAAGTTGAGAAAGGCCATCAGGTGTTTGTGGTCTGTCCTGCCGTGGAAGAAAACGATCTGAATGTTTCAAACGTGGAAGACCTGGGCGCACGCTTAAAAAAAGAATACCCGGCTTTGAAAATCCAGGTATTACATGGGAAAATGAAAAATGACGATAAAGATAGAATTTTAAAAGATTTCCTTTTAAAAAAAATTCAGGTGCTGGTCTCCACTACCGTGGTTGAAGTGGGAGTGGATGTGCCGTGGGCCACACTAATGATAGTGGAAAATGCTGAAAGGTTCGGTATGGCACAACTGCACCAACTAAGGGGTCGGGTTGGCAGGAGCCATTTAAAATCCTACTGTATTTTGATATCCGATTCAAAAGAAGAAACCGCCAGGTCTCGTCTGAAGTATATGATGAAAAGCCATGACGGTTTTGAAATATCTCAGATAGACCTTGAAATGAGAGGCCCGGGAGAATTTCTCGGGGTCAAACAGCATGGCTTTTTTGAGTTCAAGCTTGCAAATCTTATAAGGGATGTCAGGCTGCTCGAAAGTATAAAATTGCTTGCCTCAGATATAGTAGAAAAAGGCTACCTGTTACTTCCAGAGTATAAGGACCTTGCTAAGGTTCTTAAAGAAAAAATGAAAATTTAA
- a CDS encoding alpha/beta-type small acid-soluble spore protein, whose protein sequence is MALGQKRNKLVIPEANKAMEQFKTEVAREVGITAPADGYWGNYSSRDCGAVGGHMVRRMIEDYERRLSGGGTTQ, encoded by the coding sequence ATGGCATTAGGACAAAAGAGAAATAAACTCGTAATCCCTGAGGCCAACAAGGCTATGGAGCAGTTCAAAACAGAAGTTGCCAGGGAAGTTGGTATCACCGCTCCTGCTGACGGCTATTGGGGCAACTATTCATCGAGGGATTGTGGCGCTGTTGGAGGCCACATGGTAAGAAGAATGATCGAGGACTACGAAAGACGTTTGAGTGGTGGAGGCACAACTCAATAA
- the rsmD gene encoding 16S rRNA (guanine(966)-N(2))-methyltransferase RsmD, with protein sequence MRIVGGIHRGRKIKSPRGRTTRPTPDMVREALFNILNQKVVQCRFLDIFAGTGAVGLEALSRGADFAAFIEQDHVACKVIFENLKNLNLLSKAEVLCYDAMESMKKLEKKDESFDIIFLDPPYYKNEINPCLEYLRYSRILKPESVIVIQHAWDISLEYDGFVYIKQKKYGKTILSFLIKEEKS encoded by the coding sequence ATGAGGATTGTAGGTGGAATTCATCGTGGCAGAAAAATAAAATCTCCCCGGGGAAGGACCACCAGGCCCACTCCGGATATGGTCAGGGAAGCACTGTTCAATATATTAAACCAGAAAGTAGTGCAATGCCGCTTTCTGGACATCTTTGCGGGAACGGGTGCGGTGGGCCTTGAGGCTTTGAGCAGGGGGGCGGATTTTGCGGCTTTTATAGAACAAGACCACGTGGCCTGTAAAGTGATTTTTGAGAATCTCAAAAATCTAAATTTGCTCAGTAAAGCCGAGGTTTTATGTTACGATGCTATGGAAAGCATGAAAAAACTGGAGAAAAAAGATGAATCTTTTGATATAATTTTTTTAGACCCGCCCTATTATAAAAACGAAATCAATCCATGCCTTGAATATTTACGCTATTCTAGAATTTTAAAACCGGAATCCGTTATTGTTATTCAGCATGCATGGGATATTTCTCTTGAATACGACGGTTTTGTGTATATAAAACAAAAAAAATATGGTAAGACAATTCTGTCTTTTTTGATTAAGGAGGAAAAATCGTGA
- the coaD gene encoding pantetheine-phosphate adenylyltransferase, translating into MSTAIYPGSFDPITYGHLDIIERSARFFDRLIVAVLSNPQKQPLFTAEERVEMIRDSVKHISNVEVENFQGLLVDFARLKKARIIIKGLRAVSDFEYELQMALMNKKLDDDIETFFMMTSAKYSYLSSSVVKEVARFGGCIRNLVPPVVENHLKQKLISLESKSTK; encoded by the coding sequence GTGAGTACAGCTATATACCCCGGAAGTTTTGATCCAATAACTTATGGCCATTTAGACATTATAGAAAGGAGTGCAAGGTTTTTTGATAGGTTGATTGTCGCAGTTTTATCAAATCCGCAAAAACAACCTCTTTTCACCGCTGAAGAAAGGGTTGAAATGATTCGAGATTCTGTAAAACACATTTCCAATGTGGAAGTGGAAAATTTTCAGGGCCTTCTGGTAGATTTTGCAAGACTAAAAAAGGCAAGAATTATAATCAAAGGGCTCAGGGCGGTATCAGATTTTGAATATGAACTTCAAATGGCTCTTATGAATAAAAAGCTTGATGATGATATTGAAACCTTTTTTATGATGACCAGTGCAAAATACTCGTATCTTTCTTCCAGTGTAGTTAAAGAGGTGGCAAGATTCGGGGGGTGTATCCGTAATCTTGTACCCCCTGTGGTGGAAAATCATTTGAAACAAAAATTGATTTCGTTAGAATCAAAATCTACTAAATAG
- a CDS encoding ATPase, whose translation MECYKIIEQIQEIINSSSKIPFSNKVVIDQAQILDLIDELLRLLPDDLKKAQRIIEERQQILIEAQKEGEMIIKEAKNHIEKMVNQEEIIKLAKEKSEQILSYAKQTAREIRAGANDYADEVLSQLEQHLEKVLETVRKGREELNQKR comes from the coding sequence ATGGAATGCTATAAAATAATTGAGCAAATTCAGGAAATCATAAATTCGAGTTCTAAGATTCCTTTTTCCAACAAGGTTGTCATTGACCAGGCACAAATACTGGATTTAATTGATGAGCTTTTGAGATTACTGCCCGATGATTTGAAGAAAGCCCAGCGGATAATTGAAGAACGCCAGCAGATTTTAATAGAAGCACAAAAAGAAGGCGAAATGATAATTAAAGAGGCTAAGAATCACATTGAAAAAATGGTAAATCAGGAAGAAATAATCAAACTGGCCAAGGAAAAATCTGAACAGATACTTTCATATGCAAAACAAACTGCCCGGGAGATACGGGCAGGAGCCAACGACTATGCCGATGAAGTCCTGAGCCAGTTAGAACAGCACCTGGAAAAGGTGCTTGAAACCGTGAGAAAAGGAAGGGAAGAATTGAATCAAAAAAGATAA